In Lolium perenne isolate Kyuss_39 chromosome 5, Kyuss_2.0, whole genome shotgun sequence, the sequence ATCACCCTGCCGCCCACGCGACGAGCGGCTGGAGCACCCCACCCCTCCAACGCGGAGAAGCCGATgccgagtgccaccaccaccagcccgcggccgccgccccggcgtccATTCTTTGTCCAGTTTGCTGAGTTTCATCAGTTTCTCTGAACTTTTCAAGAATTTCTACGGCCGGTGCACGGCAGCCGCACGCGACTTCTCCGGTCTGTCTGCGTTGCTTCGCTCGTAGGGTGCTCATCAAACGACACGATGGAGAAACCATCAGCCTCCTTTTGTCGGTTTCGGTGTCGCACTCGTATACTGGCAGTATGTACGTAGCATGTCTGCACCTCACAAATGAACACCACCTTTATTTAATAAACAGTTTGGTGTATATTGTACAATGAACACGGCTAGCTAGCATCCGGTGCTGGTTTGTCTAACCCAGCATCCGGGTGCTAGCTAGTCCGACCTAGCACTCAACGCACGCCGCCGGCTAGGCTCCCGCATGCCCGGATTTCCAGGAtgacagcgacgactacgtcgccTGCATTTTTCAGGAATGGCTGTTGTCCATGGCGGAGAGCCGGAAGTTTGAGTACCCGGAGAcgatgacggacgacgagatcgcGAGGCTCGACGTCCTCATCTCGGAGGTGGACCGAccggtgcagccgccgctgccccggtaTGCCACCGGCATCATGCCGCCGGGCCTCACGGAGGAAGAGTCCCTACGACGGGCGCTCGAGGACTCGGCCATGCAACCGGTgcaaccgccgcctccacctccaccatcgGCGTGGGCTGCTCAACCTCCACCACCAGCGTGGGctgttccaccaccaccaccggagtgGGCTGCTCAACCTGCACCACCAGTGTGGGTTGCTCAACCTCCACCACCAGCGTGGgttgctccacctccaccaccgccggcgGCACCGGCGTATGTTCCACCGCTAGCCAACTGCCGTGGCCCGTACTGAAGCTCATCgtgatcgacaacgacgacgacgacaagTAAGCGCAGACGTTCttaggttttttttattttttttcctttattttactatgtaaattatgtttttatGTCGAAAAAATGCGAAATtgaaaaaaatgcgtcgtgccgctggagccacccgacGGAAACGAACGCGCGGTCGATTTTGACCATTTGGGCTGATGCAAGAGGACGCGCGTGGACATTTTTGGCGTCTGAAAtatgtcgccccgttggagatgccctaatgctTGGAAGATATGACCGTCTACCATGGGCGGACCCAAGTAGAGCTGAGTGGCCCCCACTCAAAAATCGTAATTTCAATATTATTTCTTCAGATTTGAGacaaaaatttcaaattttgcaAAATTTAGGCAAGGAGTGCCCGCACTCATTAGTTTTTCCGGGCCCGCCACTGCCATCTACAGCTTCTGTTTCATCACTATTACTGTCGGTGATGTGAACCATCTGCGACCCAGAACCCACACATCCgtcttctcctcctccagcttCGTCGAGTCATAGAAGATCGTGATTCCCAGCCTCCTATAGAACTCCGGCAGGTAAAATATGCTCCCATGGACGATCCTCGATCAAATCCGTCACCTCTGAGGCGTTTGATGAGGTCGCCGCCCTCGTCAGGCGCCGCCTCGAACACACCAGGGAAGGGCTCTTCAGTGCAGCTTGCGAGTTGGCACAACACCCACACTTCTTGGACGGACATCTTCCTGATGGTGTGAACACGCCCCGGGCGGAGAGGGTGGATGAGGAGCGGCATCCATGGAGGAAACcgagagaggtgagattgaccgttGGACGGTGAGGGAAGTGGAGTGTGGAGTTAAGAGATACGTCCATGTCTTCGGCACTTTCCAACGCATACAAAACATGACATCCACGGCGCTGGGTAGGGCCTGTCCCTGGGAAACGGCCGAATCGGTCGTTCCTCCCGGATCAACTTTTGGTCTGCTTTAAATACCATGCTGTGCAAAATTTTCATACGATATGTGTTTCCAACTGGCCAAAGTTTGGCTCACTGGATGAATACGGAAAAAAGGCTTTGTTAGCAACAAACACGTCCTAAGTTGAGACTAGGAAAACAGTAAAAAAAAAGAACATAAATACATGCAAAGACAAAAGTAGAGAGAGCCAAAGAGACACAGAGAGGATGTTGTGTTGAATGCATATTATTTATTCATGCAAACATCCTAACGTGCATTTTTAGCAGAACTTATAGTAACCAGCGTCACCAAAGCTTATAAATATTCAACGGTTCCTTGGTGTCTACATAGGCGAATGCTTGGTGGATATAACCGTCTATGGCTTGCGTTTCATCGGTGTTACTGTCGGTGATGTGAAGCATGCGCGATCCCTTTTGCGTGCCCTTGGGCTGGTGCTTGTACAGCTTATCGATCCCGTCCCGGTACCCGCGCGTGAGCACGTGGTTGCCGTGCGCGAAGTGCGGCAGCGTGAGCTGCTGCGGCGGCTGCACCCTCGTCTCCACGCCCACGCAGTACCACTTCCTCCACCTCTGCTCCCCCCTCGCGCTCTTCAGAACCCACACGTCCGTCTTCTCCTCCTCGAGCTTTGTCGAGCCATGGAAGATGGCAGCCCCCAGCCTCCCGTAGATCTCCACCAGGTAAAATGTGCTCCCGGGCCTGGTCGGCAGCGGCTTCACGACGCTGACACGCTCCGCCTCTAGGTCGAACGACATGATCCTCTCGGTGCCGTCGGCGACCCAGTACACCGCACCGTCGACACCGATGATGCCGGCACTACGGAGGCACCTCGTGCCCGCGCAACCCACCGCCGGTGTCGCCACAACGTCCCGCCAGGACGTCTCCCCGAGCGTCAGCACCTGCACCGTGTCGAACTGCGTGTCGATGCAGCACGGGATGCGCACCACCTTGTACTGCCCCGTGCCCTGGTGGTGCGCGAAGCCGTACGCGGTGTGCCACCGGGATCGGCCGCGCATAAAGCTATCGGCGCATGGCAGCGGCGGGAGGTCGAGCGTCTCCCCGGTTGCCGGGTTGGCCAGCGAGATGGCGCCGCCGGGCATGCTGTCGTCGCAGAAGCAGATCAGGCCGTTGCACGTGCCGATCACATCCATCACTTCTCGGCGGCTGTCCGTCGTGCCGGCCATCAGCGGCCTCACTCCCCACTTGTCGTCCAAGGTGTACAAGGAGCTTATGGAGACGAGGAGGGTCTTGGCGCGGCTCCGCAGGTTCGTCGACGTGCACTCGTCGACGGTGTGACGCCACTGCCGGCAGACGAGGCGGCATCGGCGGCGGGAGTTTGGCATGAGCCGCCGCAGGATCTCCGCGAGGACGTCTGTGGGGATGTTGTAGCAGCGGCTGGGATACTCCTCGTCCATGGCCATTATTGGCGCATCTGCTACCGATCATACGTACGGTTCGAGGGTTTAGGTCTGTCTGGGTTATATAAGAGTCCCGATGAATTTTCCCTATGTTTAAACGGATGTTATAAGTACACTTGGCCCTCAAGTTTGCTGTGCTATTTGCGGTACGTATCAAATTATGTCTCTGCTTACGTACGTACGTAGTTGTCCATGCTGGAAATAATCACAAGTTTTGGAGTAGAACTGTATTAGTGTGAAATTATGTGTCCTGTTAGCGCAAACTCAATTTAGCTCacaggtgcatatgctccctccaaCAGAAAAATATATTTTGAAGTGTCGAAAAATTTTGATAAAAAATTCTGCATATACGTCTTCACGATATACATGGGTTCGCCAAGGTTCGAGAAAAAACCGATAATTTTTGTGGTCAACCataaaaaaagagaaaacaaTTCTTGTGAAAACTCTTATTTTTAGCATCAAATTTTATCTTCTTTACACACCCCACACGATAAGTTGAATTTTCGTGAAACGACTTTATGAGCGTGCGAATTTTTGTTTTAATTTTCTAATATTTAAAAACATgtctaagatgcatttcaaaataaatgGAGCATACCCACCCATGTGCTAAAACATCTCTCCCTCCTGTTAGagcagagcccgtaaatcccCCCGGAACTGAACTTTTCCGGTGGATTTACGGGTTCTGGCCGAATGGAGCGCAGAACAGAGCCCGAAAACATGGGCCGACCCGTAAAAGAATTTCAGGCCCGAGAAACTCCCCGCACGCCCCGTATTAAAAGGGTTCGCCaaggggagttcggttcgcaaaccctactTCCCTCCGCCGTTcatctccctccgccgccgccactcgccAGCTCCGACGAGCAATCCAGCTCGCCCCAGCCACCGATCCGTAGCCCCCCACCACGCGATGGCGTCCCGTGGAGGCTCCGACGGCCGTGTCGCGGGATTGGGCAGCGACGactcgccgccgcgtccgccTGTCTCCCGCACCGACGCGAAGCGGCGCAAGTGGAACAAGAGCGAGGGCGCGCGCAAACGGAGCGCTCGCCGGTGGACGAACTAGGGGATCACGCCCCAGGGAAGTTCGCGTGCTACGGCGAGGGCTCCTCCTCCGGCCAGTCTAGCCGCGCACCGCGACTGCCCGTGGCGGAGAGcagcgaggaggacgactgacataggcatccccaatgggtctgccgaagatagtacccggggtttactgaaagcccacaggacgaagaatatgaagttcggaagcccaattagttttaaggaaagatagagttgtattaggaaagaaTCGGAGCAGCCGTCCTTTTCTCGAAGAGccatctgtttggcataggcAAGCTTGAGCTTCGCGTTTGTGTAGATTTTGTGGATAACCAGGATGGCTAGGTGTGCCCCTCATGGTGGCCTTTGGGTGTTTGTGGTTGCAGGCTTGGCCCTGTTGTTGTAAGTTTTCGTCCGGTTTTGTCCTAAAAACTGAACACCTTctactttttttttgaattttaacaTGTACTATTTATTGATCCATAATCAAAAAGTCATTACAAAAGCCTCATGGATCAAGTACGGTGGAAAGACACGCCACACAAAAATAACAGAGGACACCCCTCTAGCTAATTGATTTGCAACAACATTTAGTACGCGAGACACACGAAGAAAACTACAAGAGACAAAAACCATAGAGCTGATCTTGATGTCCTCAATGACTGTACCGAGCAAAGATCAATTAGTCACAGGGGAGGTTATACGTTGTATCACCGATAGGAAGTCCGAGACAATGATGATCTTGGGGAAGCCCTCATCAAAGGCGAAAGAGAGGGCACAGCGAATGGCCAACGCCACCGCCAAATCTGGTAGCAAGACATTATCATATCGCTCGACGCTCGTTGTAAGCTGCAAGAAACGAGCCATTGTGATGTCGTGCAACAATACCAGTCCCCATCTACCTCGTAGACTTGAACATGGATGCACcgatgatatgtctccaacgtatctataatttccgatgttccatgcttgttttatgacaatacctacatgttttgttcacactttatgatgattttatgcgttttccggaactaacctattgacgagatgccgaagtgccagttgctgttttctgctgtttttggtttcagaaatcctacaaaggaaatattctcggaatcggacgaaatcaatgcccaacatcttatttttcccggaaccttccagaaagtcaaagggggaccagaggggagccctgggggccccacacgtgtgggcggcgcggcccaagggggggtgatacgtctccgacgtatcgataattttttatgttccatgccacattattgatgatatctacatgttttatgcacactttatgtcatattcgtgcattttctggaactaacctattaacaagatgccgaagtgccagttgccgttttctgctgtttttggtttcagaaatcctagtaacgaaatattctcggaattggacgaaatcaacgcccagggtcctattttgccacgaagcttccagaagaccgaagaggagacgaagtggggccacgaggtggccacaccctagggcggcgcggcccaggccctggccgcgccgacctgtggtgtggggccctcgtgccgcctcttgacctgcccttccgcctacttaaagcctccgtcgcgaaacccccagtaccgagagccacgatacggaaaaccttccagagacgccgccgccgccaatcccatctcggggggggccggagatcgcctccggcacctgccggagaggggaatcatctcccggaggactctacgccgccatggtcgcctccggagtgatgagtgagtagttcacccctggactatgggtccatagcagtagctagatggttgtcttctccccattgtgcttaattgtcgggtcttgtgagctgactaacatgatcaagatcatctatctgtaattctatatgttgcgtttattgggatctgatgaatagagaatactatgttatgttgattatcaatttatgtctatgtgttgtttatgatcttgcatgctctccattactagtagatgctctggccaagtagatgcttgtaactccaagagggagtatttatgctcgatagtgggttcatgtctccgtgaatctgggggagtgacagaaacctctaagattatggatgtgttgttgccactaggaataaaacattggtgctatgttcgaggatgtagttactgattacattacgcgcaatacttaatgcaattgtctgttgttagcaacttaatactggagggggttcggatgataacctgaaggtggactttttaggcatagatgcatgctggatagcggtctatgtactttgtcgtaatgcccaattaaatctcactatattcatcataatatgtatgtgcattgttatgccctctctatttgtcaattgcccaactgtaatttgttcacccaacatgttgtttatct encodes:
- the LOC127303204 gene encoding F-box protein At3g07870-like, coding for MAMDEEYPSRCYNIPTDVLAEILRRLMPNSRRRCRLVCRQWRHTVDECTSTNLRSRAKTLLVSISSLYTLDDKWGVRPLMAGTTDSRREVMDVIGTCNGLICFCDDSMPGGAISLANPATGETLDLPPLPCADSFMRGRSRWHTAYGFAHHQGTGQYKVVRIPCCIDTQFDTVQVLTLGETSWRDVVATPAVGCAGTRCLRSAGIIGVDGAVYWVADGTERIMSFDLEAERVSVVKPLPTRPGSTFYLVEIYGRLGAAIFHGSTKLEEEKTDVWVLKSARGEQRWRKWYCVGVETRVQPPQQLTLPHFAHGNHVLTRGYRDGIDKLYKHQPKGTQKGSRMLHITDSNTDETQAIDGYIHQAFAYVDTKEPLNIYKLW